Proteins encoded in a region of the Flavobacterium sp. PMTSA4 genome:
- a CDS encoding sigma-70 family RNA polymerase sigma factor: MRQLKITKQVTNRETASLDKYLQEIGKVDLITADEEVELAQRIKAGDQRALEKLTKANLRFVVSVAKQYQNQGLTLPDLINEGNLGLIKAAQRFDETRGFKFISYAVWWIRQSILQALAEQSRIVRLPLNKIGSINKINKMYALLEQSNERPPSAEEIAKELDMTVNDVKESMKNSGRHLSMDAPLVEGEDSNLYDVLRSGESPNPDRELIHESLRTEIERSLETLTPREADVVRLYFGLGDQHPMTLEEIGETFDLTRERVRQIKEKAIRRLKHTSRSKILKTYLG; encoded by the coding sequence ATGAGACAACTCAAAATCACCAAGCAGGTAACTAATCGTGAAACTGCTTCCTTAGACAAATACCTACAAGAAATCGGAAAAGTAGATTTGATTACCGCTGATGAAGAAGTAGAATTAGCACAAAGAATCAAAGCTGGAGATCAACGTGCTTTAGAGAAATTAACAAAAGCTAATTTACGTTTCGTAGTTTCTGTAGCAAAACAGTATCAAAATCAAGGATTAACTTTACCCGATTTAATCAACGAAGGAAATCTTGGTTTGATTAAAGCTGCTCAACGTTTTGATGAAACTCGTGGTTTCAAGTTTATTTCATATGCTGTTTGGTGGATTCGTCAATCTATTCTACAAGCTTTAGCAGAACAATCTCGTATTGTTCGTTTACCATTAAATAAAATTGGTTCTATCAATAAAATCAACAAAATGTACGCTTTATTAGAGCAATCTAACGAACGTCCACCAAGTGCTGAAGAAATTGCGAAAGAACTTGATATGACAGTAAATGATGTAAAAGAATCAATGAAAAATTCTGGTCGTCATTTATCAATGGATGCGCCACTTGTTGAAGGTGAAGATTCTAACTTATACGACGTTTTGCGTTCAGGTGAATCTCCAAATCCAGATAGAGAATTAATTCACGAATCATTGCGTACTGAAATTGAACGCTCTTTAGAAACTTTAACTCCTAGAGAAGCTGATGTTGTTCGTTTATACTTTGGTTTAGGTGACCAACATCCAATGACTTTAGAAGAAATTGGAGAAACTTTTGATTTAACTCGTGAGCGTGTTCGTCAAATTAAAGAAAAAGCAATTCGTAGATTAAAACATACATCTAGAAGTAAAATATTAAAAACATATTTAGGTTAA
- the rpe gene encoding ribulose-phosphate 3-epimerase, with protein sequence MKNTLIAPSVLAADFANLQRDIEMINNSEADWFHIDIMDGVFVPNISFGMPVLDAISRHAKKTIDVHLMIVDPDRYITTFKKLGADILTVHYEACTHLHRTLQAIKAEGMKAGVALNPHTNIDLLEDVIQDIDLVCLMSVNPGFGGQSFIENTYAKVEKLKAIIKRKNASTKIEIDGGVTSKNAKQLVDAGADVLVAGSFVFNAENPTQTIANLKNLTNF encoded by the coding sequence ATGAAAAATACACTTATTGCACCATCAGTTTTAGCTGCTGATTTTGCTAATCTTCAACGCGATATCGAAATGATTAATAACAGCGAAGCTGATTGGTTTCATATTGATATTATGGATGGTGTTTTTGTTCCAAATATTTCTTTTGGAATGCCTGTTTTAGATGCTATTTCGCGTCATGCAAAAAAAACTATCGATGTACATTTAATGATTGTTGATCCTGATAGATATATTACAACTTTTAAAAAATTAGGCGCCGATATTTTAACCGTTCATTACGAAGCTTGTACTCATTTGCACAGAACGTTACAAGCAATAAAAGCAGAAGGAATGAAAGCTGGAGTTGCTTTAAACCCACATACAAATATTGATTTATTGGAAGATGTAATTCAAGATATCGATTTGGTTTGCTTAATGAGTGTAAATCCAGGTTTTGGAGGGCAAAGTTTTATAGAAAACACCTATGCAAAAGTAGAAAAACTAAAAGCAATAATAAAGAGAAAAAATGCTTCAACAAAAATTGAAATTGATGGTGGAGTTACTTCAAAAAACGCAAAACAATTAGTTGATGCTGGTGCTGATGTTTTAGTAGCTGGAAGTTTTGTTTTTAATGCAGAAAACCCAACACAAACAATAGCTAATTTAAAGAATTTGACAAACTTTTAA
- a CDS encoding zinc-dependent peptidase, translated as MEIILLVFFGVLLFGVFIAYTLNFFLSLLDDIWIAFFERPLYVHLYLSPKKISEEEQFILRQKFTFYNKLSEKQKKYFHHRLAVFNQTYQFIPRGDFQMNKEAQVLIAATYVMLTFGMRKYLVNIFDKIIIYPEEYLSTHTEQYHKGEFNPRMKAVAFSWKHFYEGYEIDNDNLNLGIHEFSHVIHHHSLRNTDASSLSFKKHFETIMKEVNHPPNRQRLIDSNYFRIYAYTNQFEFISVIIEHYFETPYQFKNEFPELYANVSKMLNHKH; from the coding sequence ATGGAAATTATTTTACTTGTTTTTTTTGGAGTATTATTATTTGGAGTTTTTATAGCTTATACTCTTAATTTTTTTCTCAGCTTACTAGATGATATTTGGATAGCTTTTTTTGAACGACCATTGTATGTTCATTTATATTTATCACCAAAGAAAATTTCTGAGGAAGAACAATTTATTTTAAGGCAAAAATTTACTTTTTATAATAAACTTTCAGAAAAACAAAAAAAGTATTTTCACCACAGATTAGCTGTTTTTAATCAAACATATCAATTTATTCCACGTGGTGATTTTCAAATGAATAAAGAAGCACAAGTTTTGATTGCTGCTACTTATGTAATGTTAACTTTTGGTATGAGAAAGTATTTGGTCAATATTTTTGATAAAATAATTATATATCCAGAAGAATATTTATCTACACATACTGAACAATATCATAAAGGAGAATTTAATCCCAGGATGAAAGCTGTTGCTTTTTCTTGGAAACATTTTTACGAAGGTTATGAGATTGATAATGATAATTTAAACCTAGGAATACATGAATTTAGTCATGTGATTCATCATCATAGTTTAAGAAATACTGATGCTAGTTCACTTTCTTTCAAAAAACATTTTGAAACTATTATGAAGGAAGTAAATCACCCGCCAAATAGACAACGATTGATTGATTCAAATTATTTTAGAATATATGCTTATACCAACCAATTTGAATTTATTTCTGTAATTATTGAGCATTACTTTGAAACTCCATATCAATTCAAAAATGAATTTCCAGAATTGTATGCAAATGTCTCAAAAATGCTAAATCATAAGCATTAA
- a CDS encoding GatB/YqeY domain-containing protein, with product MSLSAKVMSEMKEAMKSKDTIALEALRAIKSELLLAQTATGSKEELAEADEIKILQRLVKMRKDSAEIFSKQNRPDLAEPELVQISVIEKFLPAQLSESEIEAIISKIISETGASGIASMGKVMGLASSQIGGQAEGKVISGIVKKLLT from the coding sequence ATGAGTTTATCGGCAAAAGTAATGAGCGAAATGAAAGAAGCAATGAAATCAAAAGATACAATTGCTTTAGAAGCTTTACGTGCAATAAAATCTGAATTATTGTTAGCACAAACTGCTACTGGTTCAAAAGAAGAGTTAGCAGAAGCAGATGAAATAAAGATATTGCAGAGATTAGTGAAAATGAGAAAAGATAGTGCTGAAATTTTCTCTAAACAAAATCGCCCAGATTTAGCAGAACCAGAATTGGTTCAAATATCAGTAATCGAAAAATTTCTTCCAGCACAATTATCAGAATCTGAAATTGAGGCAATTATTTCAAAAATTATTTCGGAAACCGGCGCATCAGGAATTGCATCTATGGGTAAAGTAATGGGATTAGCTTCATCTCAAATTGGCGGACAAGCAGAAGGAAAAGTTATTTCTGGAATCGTAAAAAAACTATTAACATAG
- the ftsZ gene encoding cell division protein FtsZ has protein sequence MISNSEFGNISFDLPKNQSNVIKVIGVGGGGSNAINHMFKQGIKGVDFIVCNTDSQALQNSAVPNKIQLGVNLTEGLGAGANPDVGQQSAIESIADIEKMLDTNTKMVFITAGMGGGTGTGAAPVIAQLAKERDILTVGIVTIPFQFEGKVRSDQALQGVERLRKQVDSLIVINNNKLREVYGNLGFKAGFSKADEVLATASRGIAEVITHHYTQNIDLKDAKTVLSNSGTAIMGSSVASGENRAKEAIISALDSPLLNDNKITGAKNVLLLIVSGTSEITIDEIGEINDHIQAEAGYNANIIMGVGEDETLGESIAVTIIATGFNVEQQNEIVNTEPKKIIHSLEDDQKLVRDLSQKPVDVFQSKVESPVEEKEEKIVFELIEDDFETTSPVVNEDENELIAMTQFIKNLDVTFEIVSPIKDIDFRITTPEVKEINVVEPQTISKEEEQITFTFEAQTEMKSEAEETKIVFDLSDETKNIEVNEPVQFVPVTELNEEGIIKYSLEEYMELENDLLNSKPAANAKVEEPIDEALDITMKDVTETKTSTFTPSFEDVSPIEMTIEETLKMRADERRRKLKEFNYKFHNNPSRVDELEKEPAYKRSGIDLNENQPSNSASRLSLGTDSNNDNQLRSNNSFLHDNVD, from the coding sequence ATGATAAGCAACTCAGAATTTGGAAATATATCATTTGATTTGCCAAAAAATCAATCAAATGTTATTAAAGTAATTGGAGTTGGTGGCGGAGGAAGCAATGCCATTAACCACATGTTTAAGCAAGGAATTAAAGGTGTAGATTTTATAGTTTGTAATACTGATTCTCAGGCATTACAAAATAGTGCTGTACCAAATAAAATTCAATTAGGTGTTAATTTAACAGAAGGTTTAGGCGCAGGAGCGAATCCAGATGTTGGGCAACAATCTGCAATAGAAAGTATTGCTGATATTGAAAAGATGTTAGATACAAACACGAAAATGGTTTTTATTACTGCTGGAATGGGCGGAGGAACAGGTACTGGTGCTGCACCGGTAATTGCTCAATTGGCCAAAGAAAGAGATATTTTAACTGTTGGTATTGTTACTATTCCATTTCAATTTGAAGGGAAAGTACGTTCTGACCAAGCTTTACAAGGTGTTGAAAGATTAAGAAAACAAGTAGATTCTTTGATTGTTATTAATAATAACAAATTAAGAGAAGTTTACGGTAATCTTGGTTTCAAGGCTGGTTTCTCAAAAGCAGATGAAGTTTTGGCAACTGCTTCAAGAGGAATTGCAGAAGTAATTACACATCATTATACTCAAAATATTGACTTAAAAGACGCAAAAACGGTTTTATCAAATAGTGGAACTGCAATAATGGGTTCATCTGTTGCTTCAGGTGAAAACAGAGCAAAAGAAGCTATAATTTCTGCTTTAGATTCACCATTATTGAATGATAATAAAATTACAGGTGCCAAAAACGTATTGTTGCTTATCGTTTCTGGAACTAGCGAAATCACTATTGATGAAATTGGAGAAATCAATGACCATATTCAAGCCGAAGCAGGTTATAACGCTAATATTATCATGGGAGTTGGTGAAGATGAAACGCTAGGCGAATCAATTGCGGTAACTATTATTGCTACTGGTTTTAATGTAGAACAACAAAATGAAATAGTAAATACTGAACCAAAAAAAATAATTCACTCTTTAGAAGATGATCAAAAACTAGTTAGAGATTTATCTCAAAAACCAGTTGACGTTTTTCAATCAAAAGTAGAATCACCAGTTGAAGAAAAGGAAGAAAAAATTGTTTTTGAATTGATCGAAGACGATTTTGAAACAACTTCACCTGTTGTTAATGAAGATGAAAATGAATTGATTGCTATGACGCAATTCATAAAAAATTTAGATGTGACTTTTGAAATTGTTTCTCCAATAAAAGATATTGATTTCAGAATTACAACTCCTGAAGTTAAAGAAATTAATGTTGTTGAACCTCAAACTATTTCTAAAGAAGAAGAGCAAATCACTTTTACTTTTGAAGCTCAAACAGAGATGAAAAGTGAAGCTGAAGAGACAAAAATTGTTTTCGATTTATCCGATGAAACTAAAAACATCGAAGTTAATGAGCCAGTTCAATTTGTTCCTGTAACGGAGTTAAATGAAGAAGGAATTATCAAGTATTCATTAGAAGAATACATGGAATTAGAGAATGATTTGTTGAATTCAAAACCAGCAGCTAACGCAAAAGTTGAAGAACCTATAGATGAAGCTTTAGATATTACAATGAAAGATGTAACAGAAACTAAAACTTCAACATTTACACCTTCTTTTGAAGATGTTTCTCCAATAGAAATGACCATTGAAGAAACTTTAAAAATGCGCGCTGATGAAAGAAGAAGAAAGTTAAAAGAGTTTAATTATAAATTCCATAATAATCCATCGAGAGTTGATGAATTAGAAAAAGAACCAGCATACAAGCGTTCAGGAATTGATTTAAATGAAAATCAACCTTCAAATTCTGCATCACGTTTGTCATTAGGAACCGATAGTAATAATGATAATCAATTGCGTTCAAATAATTCATTTCTACACGACAATGTAGATTAA
- the ftsA gene encoding cell division protein FtsA, whose translation MEKENIAVGLDIGTTKIVAMIGKKNEYGKLEILGVGKAKSLGVARGVVNNITQTIQSIQQAVLEAENNSGYKINDVVVGIAGQHIRSIQHTDYVIRTNPEEVISGKDIQLLIDQVNKLAMLPGEEIIHVLPQEFKIDGQSEIKEPIGMYGGRLEASFHVVVGQAASIRNVGRCIQSSGIELSGLTLEPLASADAVLSQEEKEAGVALIDIGGGTTDLAIFKDGIIRHTAVIPFGGNVITEDIKEGCSIIEKQAELLKTKFGSAWPGENKDNEIVSIPGLRGRDPKEISLKNLSKIIHARVVEIIEQVYTEIKAYGHEDPRKKLIAGIVLTGGGSQLKHIKQIVEYITGMDTRIGYPNEHLAGNSSQEISSPLYATAVGLVMNSIANNTVSAYKIELKDSFTETTRQVHVPVAEQPIEEVSNEVFEEAKVQEKESTGEKIKKSFFDRYVEKIKDFLDNAE comes from the coding sequence ATGGAAAAAGAAAACATCGCCGTTGGATTAGACATTGGAACAACAAAGATTGTTGCAATGATTGGAAAGAAAAACGAGTATGGCAAATTAGAGATTTTAGGCGTTGGTAAAGCCAAAAGTCTAGGTGTAGCGCGTGGTGTTGTAAACAACATTACTCAAACTATTCAATCCATTCAACAAGCAGTTTTAGAAGCCGAAAATAATTCGGGTTATAAAATCAATGATGTTGTGGTTGGAATTGCGGGTCAACATATTCGTAGTATTCAACATACTGACTATGTGATTAGAACCAATCCCGAAGAAGTTATAAGCGGAAAAGATATCCAGTTATTAATCGATCAAGTGAATAAACTTGCAATGCTTCCTGGTGAAGAAATTATTCATGTATTGCCGCAAGAGTTCAAAATTGATGGTCAATCAGAAATAAAAGAACCAATTGGAATGTATGGTGGAAGATTGGAAGCAAGCTTCCACGTTGTGGTCGGACAAGCAGCTTCTATTAGAAACGTTGGTCGTTGCATTCAAAGTTCAGGAATTGAATTATCTGGTTTAACATTAGAACCATTAGCTTCAGCCGATGCAGTTTTAAGTCAGGAGGAAAAAGAAGCAGGTGTTGCTTTAATTGATATTGGTGGTGGAACTACAGATTTAGCGATTTTTAAAGATGGAATTATTCGTCATACTGCAGTAATTCCTTTTGGAGGAAATGTAATTACGGAAGACATTAAAGAAGGTTGTTCAATTATTGAAAAGCAAGCAGAATTACTAAAAACAAAATTCGGTTCTGCTTGGCCAGGTGAAAACAAAGACAATGAAATAGTATCAATTCCAGGTTTACGTGGTCGTGATCCAAAAGAAATTTCACTAAAGAACTTATCAAAAATTATCCATGCGAGAGTTGTGGAAATAATAGAACAAGTTTATACTGAAATAAAAGCATATGGTCATGAAGATCCAAGAAAGAAATTAATTGCTGGAATTGTATTAACTGGTGGTGGTTCTCAATTGAAACACATCAAACAAATTGTTGAGTACATTACAGGAATGGATACAAGAATAGGTTATCCTAATGAACATTTAGCTGGAAATTCAAGTCAAGAAATTTCAAGTCCATTGTATGCAACTGCTGTTGGATTAGTAATGAATAGCATTGCAAATAATACTGTTAGCGCTTATAAAATTGAATTAAAAGATTCGTTTACAGAAACTACAAGACAAGTTCATGTTCCTGTTGCAGAGCAGCCAATTGAAGAAGTTTCAAATGAAGTTTTTGAAGAAGCGAAAGTGCAAGAAAAAGAATCTACAGGTGAAAAAATTAAGAAATCGTTTTTCGACCGATATGTAGAAAAAATTAAAGATTTTTTAGATAACGCAGAATAA
- a CDS encoding cell division protein FtsQ — protein MKILTWTNIRLLLMFILVIFLYSFTSYRNNHRKIKKVEVEILDNNTPFIKSEMVNKLLIEKNSNAKTFTKETLVLKKLENSINEQKLIQKADVFVSVDGVLKAVVKQKTPLGRVSTENRSFYIDYEGNEMPFSDNYTARVPLISGDINGVKKEKLALVLRTIFEDEFLKKNIIGVQVLPNGSLILENRNYDFRIDFGRTINVERKFNNYKAFFQKAVSDSTLNKYKMINLKFTQQVVCIK, from the coding sequence ATGAAGATTTTAACTTGGACAAATATCAGATTATTACTCATGTTTATTTTAGTGATTTTTTTGTATTCATTTACTTCATATAGAAATAATCATAGAAAAATAAAGAAAGTAGAAGTAGAAATTCTAGATAATAACACGCCTTTTATTAAATCTGAAATGGTTAATAAATTGTTAATAGAAAAAAATAGTAATGCTAAAACTTTTACTAAAGAAACTTTAGTTTTGAAGAAACTAGAGAATTCTATCAACGAACAAAAGTTAATTCAGAAAGCTGATGTATTTGTCAGTGTTGATGGAGTTTTAAAAGCAGTGGTAAAACAAAAAACTCCTCTGGGAAGAGTTAGTACTGAAAATAGATCTTTTTATATTGATTATGAAGGAAATGAGATGCCTTTTTCAGACAATTATACAGCGAGAGTTCCACTCATTTCGGGGGATATTAATGGAGTGAAAAAAGAAAAATTGGCTCTGGTGTTGAGGACAATTTTTGAAGATGAGTTTTTGAAAAAAAATATCATTGGTGTTCAAGTTTTGCCTAATGGCAGCTTGATTTTAGAAAACAGAAATTATGATTTTAGAATAGATTTTGGTCGAACGATCAATGTTGAACGAAAATTTAATAATTATAAAGCATTTTTTCAAAAAGCAGTTTCAGATAGCACTTTGAATAAATACAAAATGATAAATCTGAAGTTTACACAACAAGTGGTTTGTATTAAATAG
- the murC gene encoding UDP-N-acetylmuramate--L-alanine ligase: protein MNLNQIHNVYFIGIGGIGMSALARYFQNIGKNVSGYDKTPSTLTNELIAGGMSIHFVDDINLIPKDYYIENTLVVLTPAVPITHSELNYFLERDYIVKKRAEVLGIITKDTFCFAVAGTHGKTTTSSILGHILYESGADVTAFLGGIVENYNSNLIGSGKNISVVEADEFDRSFLHLHPNIACVTSMDADHLDIYGDASSIESSFREFADKVSDKSKLFVPKGLPLEGLTVAINEEATFTATNIRIENSAYVFDVKSPSETIENIAFSLPGHHNLMNALMALAMAKTFGTPTNDIAKALASFKGVQRRFSYQIKSENLVYIDDYAHHPTEIEAVHQAVRELYPNQKVLAIFQPHLFSRTKDFIDGFAESLSKFDEILLLDIYPARELPMEGVTSSWLLSKIENSNKKLVSKSELISEILKSNSKVIVTIGAGDIGELVPNVKKALS, encoded by the coding sequence ATGAATTTGAACCAAATACATAATGTTTATTTTATTGGAATTGGCGGCATCGGCATGAGTGCTTTGGCGCGCTATTTCCAAAATATTGGCAAAAATGTATCTGGTTACGACAAAACACCTTCAACATTGACCAATGAACTTATTGCAGGTGGAATGTCAATTCATTTTGTAGATGATATAAACTTGATACCAAAAGATTATTATATTGAAAACACGTTAGTAGTTTTGACGCCAGCAGTTCCAATAACACATTCAGAATTAAATTATTTTTTAGAACGCGATTATATTGTAAAAAAGCGTGCTGAAGTTTTAGGAATAATAACCAAAGATACTTTTTGTTTTGCGGTTGCTGGCACACACGGAAAAACAACAACTTCAAGTATTCTTGGTCATATTTTGTATGAAAGTGGCGCTGACGTTACCGCTTTTCTTGGAGGAATAGTTGAAAATTACAATTCAAATTTAATTGGTTCAGGAAAAAATATTTCAGTTGTTGAAGCTGATGAGTTTGACCGTTCCTTTTTACATCTTCATCCAAACATTGCCTGTGTAACTTCAATGGATGCGGATCATTTGGATATTTATGGCGATGCTTCTTCAATTGAATCCTCTTTCAGAGAATTTGCAGATAAAGTTTCAGATAAATCAAAATTGTTTGTTCCAAAAGGGTTACCATTAGAAGGTTTGACAGTGGCAATAAACGAAGAAGCAACATTTACAGCAACAAATATTAGAATTGAAAATAGTGCATATGTTTTTGATGTAAAATCACCTTCAGAAACAATTGAAAATATAGCATTCAGCTTGCCTGGACATCATAATTTAATGAATGCCTTGATGGCTTTAGCGATGGCGAAAACGTTTGGCACCCCAACCAACGACATTGCTAAAGCCTTGGCTTCATTTAAAGGTGTACAACGTAGATTTTCATATCAAATTAAATCTGAAAATTTAGTTTATATCGATGATTATGCACATCATCCAACAGAAATTGAAGCGGTTCATCAAGCTGTTAGAGAATTATATCCAAATCAAAAAGTTTTGGCCATTTTTCAACCACATTTATTCAGTAGAACTAAAGATTTTATCGATGGCTTTGCCGAAAGTTTATCAAAATTTGACGAAATACTATTATTAGATATTTATCCTGCAAGAGAGCTTCCAATGGAAGGCGTTACATCAAGTTGGTTATTGTCAAAAATTGAAAACTCAAACAAAAAATTAGTTTCAAAATCAGAGTTGATTTCTGAAATATTGAAAAGTAATTCTAAGGTAATTGTTACTATCGGTGCAGGCGATATTGGTGAATTAGTTCCAAACGTTAAAAAAGCATTATCATGA
- the murG gene encoding undecaprenyldiphospho-muramoylpentapeptide beta-N-acetylglucosaminyltransferase produces MKKLKFIISGGGTGGHIYPAIAIANELKLRFPDAEFLFVGAKDKMEMQKVPQAGYKIEGLWIAGLQRKLTFQNAMFPLKLMSSLWKSRSIIKKFKPDVVIGTGGFASGPLLQMANSANIPTLVQEQNSYPGITNKLLSKKANTICVAYENLERFFPKEKIILTGNPVRQDLLDISNKRNEAIEYFKLKEEKKTLLVLGGSLGSRRINQLIESKIFDIVANDIQVIWQCGKFYIEEYKHYSDNKNVQVTAFIDRMDLVYAVADFVISRAGASSVSELCLVGKPTIFIPSPNVAEDHQTKNAKAIVEKNGALMIKENELDEKFDEVFQNLISDEKLQNDLSKNCKELAKPNATKDIVEEIIKLIK; encoded by the coding sequence ATGAAAAAACTAAAATTCATAATTAGCGGAGGCGGAACTGGCGGACATATTTATCCGGCAATTGCTATTGCAAATGAATTGAAGTTACGATTTCCTGATGCCGAGTTTCTTTTTGTTGGAGCAAAAGATAAAATGGAAATGCAAAAAGTACCGCAAGCAGGATATAAAATTGAAGGTCTTTGGATTGCTGGATTACAACGTAAATTAACGTTTCAAAACGCTATGTTTCCTTTGAAATTAATGAGCAGTTTATGGAAATCAAGAAGTATTATTAAAAAATTTAAACCTGATGTTGTTATTGGAACTGGAGGTTTTGCTTCTGGTCCGTTGCTTCAAATGGCTAATAGTGCAAATATTCCAACTTTGGTTCAAGAGCAAAATTCATATCCAGGAATCACAAATAAATTATTGAGCAAAAAAGCCAATACCATTTGTGTTGCCTATGAAAATTTAGAACGTTTTTTTCCAAAAGAGAAAATTATTTTAACAGGAAATCCAGTTCGTCAAGATTTGCTAGATATTTCAAATAAAAGAAATGAAGCAATAGAGTATTTTAAATTAAAAGAAGAAAAGAAAACTCTTTTAGTACTTGGTGGAAGTCTTGGATCAAGAAGAATAAATCAATTAATAGAAAGTAAAATATTTGATATAGTTGCCAATGATATTCAGGTTATCTGGCAATGTGGTAAATTTTATATTGAAGAATACAAACATTATTCAGACAATAAAAATGTACAAGTTACTGCTTTTATAGACAGAATGGATTTGGTTTATGCAGTAGCAGATTTTGTGATTTCTCGTGCTGGTGCATCATCGGTTTCCGAATTATGTTTAGTAGGAAAGCCAACTATTTTTATTCCGTCACCAAACGTTGCTGAAGATCATCAAACAAAAAACGCTAAAGCAATTGTAGAAAAAAATGGCGCTTTGATGATTAAGGAAAATGAATTAGACGAAAAATTTGATGAAGTTTTTCAAAATTTAATTTCTGACGAAAAATTGCAAAATGATTTGTCAAAAAATTGTAAAGAACTAGCAAAACCTAATGCTACAAAAGATATTGTTGAAGAAATAATTAAGTTGATTAAATAA
- a CDS encoding FtsW/RodA/SpoVE family cell cycle protein, whose product MKEFINSLRGDKVIWAFVALMAMLSFMPVFSASSNLAYMRHGSGNAFTYLLKHAAQVFVGFFILYKIHKVPYHYFKTISKIMLPVVWILLVYTLLKGTMIDGANASRWIQIPFIGITFQTSTLAAIVLYIYVARFLSKKRETPITFKASIWELWTPVFITLALILPANLSTAALIFSMVLMLVFIGKYPLKYIGVILGVGLVSLVFFVLVAKAFPGAFPNRVDTWISRIDNFATDKPDEDDYQIEKAKIAIASGGVYGLGPGKSVQKNFLPQSSSDFIYAIIVEEYGLFGGLFVLGLYLLLLFRFVVAAHKSTTLFGKLLVVGLGFPIIFQAMTNMGVAVELLPVTGQTLPLISSGGTSIWITCIALGIIISVTKKEEEIAEDEAEKAKREAALQKLIDKQLEEDELEEEDFSIVENQNPLDVVLNK is encoded by the coding sequence ATGAAAGAGTTTATAAACAGTTTAAGAGGAGACAAAGTTATCTGGGCATTCGTTGCTTTGATGGCGATGCTTTCTTTTATGCCTGTTTTTAGCGCAAGTAGTAATTTGGCATATATGCGTCATGGTTCAGGAAATGCGTTTACTTATTTGTTGAAGCATGCTGCACAGGTATTTGTTGGATTTTTTATTTTATACAAAATTCACAAAGTACCATATCATTATTTTAAAACAATTTCCAAAATAATGTTACCTGTTGTTTGGATTTTGTTGGTTTATACTTTGCTCAAAGGAACAATGATTGATGGTGCCAATGCAAGTAGATGGATTCAAATTCCGTTTATTGGTATTACCTTTCAAACATCAACTTTAGCCGCCATTGTTTTATACATTTATGTAGCAAGATTTTTATCCAAAAAAAGAGAAACTCCAATTACTTTTAAAGCTTCTATTTGGGAATTATGGACGCCAGTTTTCATAACATTGGCATTAATTTTACCTGCAAATTTATCTACAGCAGCGTTAATTTTTTCTATGGTTTTAATGTTGGTTTTTATTGGGAAATATCCATTAAAATACATCGGAGTTATACTTGGTGTTGGATTAGTAAGTTTGGTGTTTTTTGTTTTAGTAGCCAAAGCTTTTCCTGGTGCATTCCCAAATCGTGTTGATACATGGATTAGTCGTATTGATAATTTTGCTACCGATAAACCTGATGAAGATGACTATCAAATTGAAAAAGCAAAAATAGCTATTGCTTCAGGTGGCGTTTACGGACTTGGACCTGGAAAAAGTGTTCAAAAAAACTTTTTACCACAATCTTCTTCCGATTTTATTTATGCCATAATTGTTGAAGAATATGGCTTATTTGGCGGATTATTTGTATTAGGATTATATCTTTTACTATTATTCAGATTTGTAGTTGCAGCTCATAAATCAACAACGCTTTTCGGTAAATTATTAGTTGTTGGACTTGGTTTTCCAATCATTTTTCAAGCCATGACCAATATGGGAGTTGCTGTAGAATTATTACCAGTCACAGGACAAACATTACCATTAATAAGTTCTGGTGGAACTTCGATTTGGATAACCTGTATTGCTTTGGGTATTATTATCAGTGTTACCAAAAAAGAAGAAGAAATAGCTGAAGACGAAGCTGAAAAAGCTAAACGTGAAGCAGCTTTACAAAAATTAATTGATAAACAATTAGAAGAAGATGAATTGGAAGAGGAAGATTTTTCAATAGTTGAAAATCAAAATCCTTTAGATGTAGTTTTAAATAAATAA